The Vibrio agarivorans genome contains the following window.
CACTCCCTCTTCTAAACGACACGCTTGATGTATCTGTTCAATTTCACTATCAGGTAGCTTATGGTCAAGCAAGGTTTGAATCGCCTCACGTGCCATCTTATATGCGCTATATAGAATGAATACGCCGATAGCAACGGCAAAAATCGCATCCGCTTGAGTAAACCCAAACCAACTTAAACCCAACGCCAGCATAATCGCGGCGTTCATATACAGATCGGATTGATAGTGCAGAGAATCAGCGGCGATAGCCTGACTGCCAGTTTGCTTTACCACATACTGCTGAAAACGAACCAGACCGAGCGTCACGATCATCGCAAACAAGCTGACATAAACACCGAGTTCGGGGGAGTCTAGTTGATGTGGGCGGAAGAAGCGGTCGATACCACTCAAGATGAGGAAACAAGCAGAGCCAGAAATGAACATCGCTTGCGCGAGAGCGGCAAGAGATTCGGCCTTGCCGTGGCCAAAGGTATGCTCTTTATCGGCGGGCTGCAGCGCATAGCGCACCACTAGCAAGTTCACGAATGAGGCTGCGATATCAAGTAACGAGTCGATCACCGAGGCAAGCAGGCTGACCGAACCGGTCATCCACCACACAATGACCTTAATGATCAGTAGAAAGGTTGCAACGGTTGTCGCTGCATAAGCCGCCAGTGTGACAAGGCGGGCATACTCTTTTTTCATTGTCCATAAATAGGTTAAGTATCCTGGCGAAAGATTATACCCCTAAATTGGTTTCTTGTTATTAAAAAAGTGACCAATTTAACAGCGTTAAACCGGTCACTAGAGGGATTAGAGTGTTAAAAACTCATTAGCTGTCAGCTTTGGCGCGACGTTGCTGTTTCTTTTCCATCTTCGCTTTGCACTCTTGCATACGCTCTTCTTGAGCCTCGAAGAACTGCTCACGCTGCTCTGCTGTTAAGATTTGCAGCATCTCATGCTTTTTCTCCATCATCGCAACGCGGCGCTGGGTTTGTTTCTCAACCATGGTTGAGGCCAGCTCTTGTGCTTGTGCTTCATCGAATGTGTCACTGAGCATCAGTGCTTTCATTTGTGCTTTATGCGCATCACGCTGAGCTTGATTTGCTTCACGGTTCGCTTGACGCTCATCGCGCTCTGCTTTATTCGCTTCACGTAGCTCTTGTAGTTGCGTTTTTTGCTCTTCAGTTAGGTCAAGCTGCTTCATTACACCACGATCACCGCCACACTTTGCTTTGCCACCGTGTCCACCATTTGGACCACCAAAAGCCCAAGCACTTGCTGCACTTAGAGATAGCGGAAGAGCCACAGCTGCTACTAACCATTTGTTTGCTTTTTTCATCTTTGTGTCCTCATGTTTTGTTCAATTATCGCCTCTTGGCGCTTGAGTTAAGATTAGCCCCTGCTAAGTAAAGCAACGTTTAGTGAACGTAAAGAAAAGTAAATAGAGCGTAAACCTCTCAACATGGCTACGGGTTTATCAGTAAACTAAATAGGACAAGACTGACTTTAGTAGGCGAGCAAGCATGAACCACATTCTATTGATTGATGATGATATTGAACTGACATCACTCCTAACGGAAGTTCTAAGCTTTGAGGGATTTCAGGTCAGTGAAGCCAACGATGGTGAGGCTGGCCTTGCCGCGCTTGATGCGAGCGTTGATCTCATTCTTCTTGATGTCATGATGCCTAAACTCAATGGTATCGAGACCCTAAAGCAGCTAAGAGCCAACTGGGAAACGCCAGTATTAATGTTAACAGCAAAAGGCGAAGAGATTGACCGTGTCATCGGTCTTGAGCTTGGCGCTGATGACTATCTGCCTAAACCTTTTAGCGACCGTGAACTGCTTGCTCGAATCAAAGCGATTTTGCGCCGAACGAGCAAAGACGAAAATAAAAAAAGCGCCTCAAAAGACTGCAATGAATACCTTAACATCGTCACTTACCCAGGTAAGCAAGAGGCTTATATCGATGAGCAGTTGCTGGACTTAACCACTACTGAATTTGCACTACTCGACTATTTTATCCAACACCCCGGAGATGTGTTGACTAAAGAAGCCTTGAGTTTAGAAGTAC
Protein-coding sequences here:
- a CDS encoding response regulator codes for the protein MNHILLIDDDIELTSLLTEVLSFEGFQVSEANDGEAGLAALDASVDLILLDVMMPKLNGIETLKQLRANWETPVLMLTAKGEEIDRVIGLELGADDYLPKPFSDRELLARIKAILRRTSKDENKKSASKDCNEYLNIVTYPGKQEAYIDEQLLDLTTTEFALLDYFIQHPGDVLTKEALSLEVLGKRLAAFDRAVDMHVSNLRKKLAQSGEGRTLIKTLRGRGYMLVEGD
- the fieF gene encoding CDF family cation-efflux transporter FieF (FieF, a metal efflux transporter, is a member of the CDF (cation diffusion facilitator) family of transporters.); the encoded protein is MKKEYARLVTLAAYAATTVATFLLIIKVIVWWMTGSVSLLASVIDSLLDIAASFVNLLVVRYALQPADKEHTFGHGKAESLAALAQAMFISGSACFLILSGIDRFFRPHQLDSPELGVYVSLFAMIVTLGLVRFQQYVVKQTGSQAIAADSLHYQSDLYMNAAIMLALGLSWFGFTQADAIFAVAIGVFILYSAYKMAREAIQTLLDHKLPDSEIEQIHQACRLEEGVLGVHQVRTRLSGPTRFIQLHLELEDTMPLIKAHEISDRVEDRLLNLFPDADIIIHQDPYSVVIGAERGQKAKGW
- a CDS encoding CpxP family protein produces the protein MKKANKWLVAAVALPLSLSAASAWAFGGPNGGHGGKAKCGGDRGVMKQLDLTEEQKTQLQELREANKAERDERQANREANQAQRDAHKAQMKALMLSDTFDEAQAQELASTMVEKQTQRRVAMMEKKHEMLQILTAEQREQFFEAQEERMQECKAKMEKKQQRRAKADS